TCGCAAACTCTCCGCAGGAGGTATCCCCGACCTTGCCGCCCTGGCTCGGTCCTCCGTGGAAACACTCACAGCGCTTCCAGGACTGTCCGCCAAGCGGGCCACCAAGTGGATTTCAGAAGCATCCTCCGCCGACCTCCAGGTACCTCCGCCCGTCGATGCCCCCCGGGTCCCGACCTTCCCTCCCGACGAGGACATGCCCGTCGACCCCTACCGCCTGCGCCGAGCCCTCGACCTCAAGGTCGCCGGTTATGGCAGGAACCGTTGGTCGGTCGCGGGCGGATCGGAGCCACGCCTCGTCCAACTTGAAGGCGGAGTCTTCTCGTGCAACTGCCCCGACCATGCCAAGGGCCGGGACTGCAAGCACCTCATCGCCGTGCGGTTGCACCGGAAAGATCCCGAGCTCTGCCGCCTGGTTGCCTCCTTCCGCTTCGGCCAGATGCCCTCCCATCCCTACCTCGACCTCTTCCTACTCTGGTTCCAACGATGAATGCCAAAATCCTCGACACCCCTTCCGGTCCGATCCGGTTTCCTGCCTACGTGCCTGTCACCACCTTTGGTGGCAAGTATCCCCTCGATGGGCTGATCCAACCCTACCTTCCCCGACTCGCCCCAGCATTGATGGTTAGCCACCACTATGCCCGACAGATGCGGGAGAAACCCCGCCTGCCCGTCATGATCGACTCCGGCGGCTTCGCAGCCCTGTTCGAAGGCAGCAAGGTCCTTGCCCGGAAGGGTCTGGGAATTCTCGAAATCCATCTGGGCGAAGAACCCGAGCTACTCACCCCATGGGATGTCCTGGAGTTTCAGGAACAACATGCCGACATCGCCTTCACCCTCGACTTCCCCATCCCTCCGAACCTGCCGATTCGCGACGCCAGACGTCGCCAGAAGCTCACTATCGCAAACGCCTGCTGGGCGCTTGAGAATCGCCGGCGACGCGAGATGAGGCTCTTCGCCTGCATCCAGGCGTGGGATTCGGAAAGCGCGCGCGACTGCGCCCGTCAACTCGCGGAGCGTCCCTTTGATGGCTTCGCGATCGGAGGGCTCGTGCCTCGTGCTTGGGACTGGGAGCTCCTTTCGTCCATCGTCCTCAGCGTGAGGAACGAAGTTGGCTCGCGCCCCCTCCACATCTTCGGCCTCGGAAAGCCGGAACTCGCCGCCAAGCTCTTCGAACTCGGCGTCGACTCGGTCGACTCAA
Above is a window of Luteolibacter flavescens DNA encoding:
- a CDS encoding queuine tRNA-ribosyltransferase family protein, which produces MNAKILDTPSGPIRFPAYVPVTTFGGKYPLDGLIQPYLPRLAPALMVSHHYARQMREKPRLPVMIDSGGFAALFEGSKVLARKGLGILEIHLGEEPELLTPWDVLEFQEQHADIAFTLDFPIPPNLPIRDARRRQKLTIANACWALENRRRREMRLFACIQAWDSESARDCARQLAERPFDGFAIGGLVPRAWDWELLSSIVLSVRNEVGSRPLHIFGLGKPELAAKLFELGVDSVDSSSYVKAAADGVSWATGSKVPDPSVSDRLALALSNLALATGSTLPLSVGKLFPTRC